A genome region from Lucilia cuprina isolate Lc7/37 chromosome 3, ASM2204524v1, whole genome shotgun sequence includes the following:
- the LOC111675333 gene encoding LOW QUALITY PROTEIN: probable insulin-like peptide 7 (The sequence of the model RefSeq protein was modified relative to this genomic sequence to represent the inferred CDS: inserted 1 base in 1 codon) — protein MNISLKQCYLGLFAILIGCILNNYNAEAIHTEEGLELLFRQRTNSDWEDVWHSETHSRCRDKLVRQLYWACEKDIYRLTRRNRKRTDETFNKRSKSHTFLPMWLQPNIAQTLLRTRRSNAHSITTECCTKTGCTWEEYAEYCPXNKRRNHY, from the exons ATGAACATTTCCTTAAAACAGTGCTATCTGggtttatttgcaattttaattgGTTGTATACTAAACAATTACAATGCAGAGGCCATACACACTGAAGAAGGTCTGGAATTATTGTTCCGTCAGAG AACCAACTCCGATTGGGAAGATGTCTGGCATAGTGAGACTCACTCACGCTGTCGCGATAAACTAGTACGTCAACTGTATTGGGCCTGTGAAAAAGATATTTATCGTTTGACACGACGCAATCGCAAACGTACCGATGAAACTTTCAATAAACGTAGTAAAT CTCATACATTTCTACCCATGTGGCTGCAGCCTAATATTGCTCAAACACTTTTAAGGACACGTCGTTCTAATGCCCATTCCATAACCACTGAATGTTGCACTAAGACAGGTTGTACTTGGGAAGAATATGCCGAATATTGTC CGAATAAGAGACGTAATCATTATTGA